The sequence ACCACGAAAATAGAGATGCCGACCGTTACGAAAACGGTCAGCATAAATAGGATCGAAACAAATGGAGGAACGCCGCTCACCGGATCTTCTCGTCTTTTTCGATGCGACCGTCGCGAATGGTGATGACGCGGTGAGCCCGCTCGGCGACCTCTTGTTCGTGGGTGACGATGATGATGGTGTTACCGTCCGAGTGAAGCTTTTCAAAGAGTGCCATGATCTCCTGGCTTGTCTTTGTATCGAGAGCTCCGGTCGGCTCGTCCGCGAGGAGTATCGAGGGATCATTCACGAGCGCCCGGGCAATGGCAACGCGTTGGCGTTGTCCGCCGGAGAGTTCGTTAGGCTTATGCATAACGCGGTCACCAAGCTCGACCGAATTCAATGCCGCACTCGCCTTATCGTGGCGCTCGGATGAACGCATTCCCGCATAGATCAGCGGGAGTTCGACGTTGTGGAGGGCGGTCGCCCTGGCGAGCAAATTGAAGGTCTGGAAAACGAATCCGATCTCTTTGTTACGAATCCGGGCGAGTTCGTCGTCCGTCATTTCAGAAACCATATTACCGTTGATCCAGTAATTGCCCTTGGTCGGCGAATCGAGACAGCCGATGAGGTTCATCAAAGTCGATTTTCCGGAGCCGGACGGTCCGATGATCGCCAGATACTCGCCCTTTTCGACTCTGAATGAAACGTCGCGAAGCGCATGCAGCTCTTCTACGCCCATCTGGTAGGTCTTCCAGATGTTTTCCATAAGGATCAGGGGCCTTTCCTTGGCCGTATTCCCGTTTTTTTCAGGCTGCGGGGAAGCGTTCGCTTCTTCGTTTTCCATAAAGCGGTACATATCCATGGTCATCCATCAGCGGCGATCAAGACCCGGCCCTCGGCTGTGCCGCCTGTTTCTTCACTACGGTGCCTTCTTTTAGGGTGTTTAGAACACGGCTTGGCCCGGTTATGACCTCCTGGCCCTCAGAAAGCCCGGCGGTGATCTGAATATCCGATTCGCCCGTGATGCCTGTTTCCACTTCAACAAACTT comes from Acidobacteriota bacterium and encodes:
- a CDS encoding ABC transporter ATP-binding protein, whose protein sequence is MILMENIWKTYQMGVEELHALRDVSFRVEKGEYLAIIGPSGSGKSTLMNLIGCLDSPTKGNYWINGNMVSEMTDDELARIRNKEIGFVFQTFNLLARATALHNVELPLIYAGMRSSERHDKASAALNSVELGDRVMHKPNELSGGQRQRVAIARALVNDPSILLADEPTGALDTKTSQEIMALFEKLHSDGNTIIIVTHEQEVAERAHRVITIRDGRIEKDEKIR